The genomic interval TGCTCCCACCGAGCCGCGTCGACCTCTCCCACGAGGGCTACATCGACACCGCGATCGGCCGCACCGTGCGCTACCCGCACAGCCTCGACGAGTTCGTCGTCGAGGACTTCGTCGCCGGCACCGACACCCTCTACGCACTGTCGAAGGAGGGCCCCGACTCGTCTTCCGCGCTGACCACCGCGCTGATCGGGTCGGTCATCGACGCCGCCCAACGCACCGCGCGGCTGAGCCCGTTCGGGCGGTTGCGGGTGCCGATGCTCGCCGTCCTCGACGAGGCCGCGAACGTGTGCCGTCTCCCGGAGCTGCCCGCCTGGTACTCGCACCTCGGATCGCAGGGCATCTGCGTGATGACGGTGGTGCAGAACCTCTCCCAGGCGCAGCGGGTGTGGGGACAGGTCGGCGTCAAGCAGCTCCTCGATGCCGCCAACTTCCTCTGGTACGGCGGCGGCCTCAAGGACAAGAACACTCTCTCCGAGCTGTCCGCGCTGGTCGGTGACCACGACGTCGAACGGTGGTCGAATTCGCGTAACGGCGGAATGTTCGCCTCCGGATCGACCTCCCGGTCGCAGTCCTGGTCGAAGGAACCGATCCTCACGGTCGACGACCTCGCCGCGATCCCCAAGACGCGTGCACTGGTGCAGATCTCGGGCAACCGGCCGGTGCTGGTGGAGAAGGTCTACTGGTCCGACGGACCCAACGCCGACGGCATCCGGGCATCGCTGGCCACGTACGGCGTCACCGACAGCGACCAGGACGACGTGGACGACGAGTCCGACGACGTTGCCGCGACTGCGGGCACCGAGAAGACCGACGGCGTGGAGGCGTTCCTGTGAGCGTCGACGACGCCGCCGCCGAGGCCGCACCCACCGAGGAAGCGCCGGAACGCAAGTACGCGTCCATGTTCGAGTGGTTCGACCGCTGGTACTCCCCCACCATCGCCCGCCGCCTGTCCGGGACGGCCGGCAAGAGTGGCCGCGTCTTCTGCCCGCAGTGGTGGCGGCACGACGAGGTCGTCCGGCGGCTGCGCGATCTGTGGCTGGCGTGGGAAGGGGCGGAGGCGAGCGACAACCCGGGTGCGCCGTCCGCGTGGTGGGTGCACGACGCCGACCCGCACCTGCGGGTGCTGCTCGATCCCGAGAACGGGCCGATGTACCAGTGCAGCAAGGACAAACACACCGACACCCGGCCGCTGCGGGCGAGCTTGCTCCCGCCGCCGCCGGGGTGGTTCGACGGTCTCGACTGACCGTTCCCGATACCTGACACAAGCACCACATGGGCCCTGGTGGGTCCGGCTAGACCCACCAGGGCTGTAGCGGCCGGAGATCGCGCTCCGGCCGACGACGACGATAACGGCCCCCACCGTGCGCGGTGGCCGCGGCCGGTGACGTACCGCCGACTAGGAGCGCGATCTCGTGGCCAAGAACTCAGATGACAACCAGCTCGATTTGTTCGCCGACGGAGAGGACAGTGACACCCATGATCGACCCGACAACGCAGGACGTGATGAAGCTCTACCTGGAGCACGTGGGATTGCCGGCGGAGCTGAGCCCGGAGGATCAGCAGGAGTTTCTCGAGAGGGAGAGCGAGCGGATCGCGGAGCGGATCGACAACATGAAGGTCCACATGCAGGACCAGGTGTTGACCCGGTACGTGCGGGAGAACGGGCACCCGGCTCCACACTCGGAGCAGGTGGGTCTGATCAATCAGGCGTGGGCGCAGGCGACGGACTTCGTGATCGACGAGGAGATCTACGGGAAGCTCCCGGAGGACATGGAGGCGTACCCGCCGGACCAGGAGAGCGCGGAAGCGGAAGCGGAGCGGGACCGAGCGCGGATCCAGGTGCACAGGAGCAACCCGGAACGGTGGCGCCAGCCGGTGAACTGCGAGGACCCGGCGACCTCGACGCGGCAGTTGCAGGACCTGCTGTGGGAGGAGAAGCCGTCGAGGTTCCGCTACTACGCAGTGCACCTTCTGCAGGCGAGGATCGAGGACGACCAGCCGTACCCGACGTCCCGAGAACACCCGCTGTATCCATCGTTCACGAGCCTGCTCGACGAGAGGGTGGCCGAGTACGCGGCAAGCGGAAAGTAACCCGCCGCAGCGAGAACGACGCCCAACTGGACCTGTTCGCGTTCGACGCCGACGGGGCCGCACCGATCGACCCCACCGGCGCCGACATCGGTGCCTCACCCCTGCCCGCCCCACGCGACCCCGCCGAGCTCGTCGCCGAAGCAACGGCTACGACCGCCGCACCGGCCCCCTCCGTGGTCCCGACAGCGGCCCCAACCCCGACGCCGACGCCTGCCGCCGAGCCGACACCGGCGGAGCTGGTGCGCGACGCCTACGGGCGGCTCGCGCGGGAGGACGAGGCGTCGGTGCGGCTGGTGCGCATCCGCGCCGACCTCGCCGGCACCCTGACCGACGACCAGATCACCGAGGCGCTGCTGGGGATGCGCCGCGACAGCGACATCTCCCTGATCCCGGAGGAGAACCAGAAAACCCTCGAACGCGAGGATCACGCGGCCGCGGTGAGCTTCGGCAACCAGAACCGGCACCTGTTGTCCATCGACGGCCGCCGCGTCGATCAACTCCTGAGCGCACCGCCGCAAGTGGTTCAAACCGTCGAGGCCGCACCCGAACCGGTTGCGCTGGAACCGGTTGCGAGCACGGTCGAGCAGACCGTGACCGCCGAGACCCACAGCGCGAACACCGTCGAGCCTGTCGACTTCCGCCCGGGCACACAGGTACTGGTGCCGTCCGGGACGAAGGCGCGGGTGAGGGCGAACGTCGACGCTCTGCGCACACTCGCCGCGATCACTGCGCAGGACCGCTACGCCACCGAGGC from Rhodococcus sp. NBC_00297 carries:
- a CDS encoding DUF4913 domain-containing protein; translated protein: MSVDDAAAEAAPTEEAPERKYASMFEWFDRWYSPTIARRLSGTAGKSGRVFCPQWWRHDEVVRRLRDLWLAWEGAEASDNPGAPSAWWVHDADPHLRVLLDPENGPMYQCSKDKHTDTRPLRASLLPPPPGWFDGLD